The following proteins are encoded in a genomic region of Dysgonomonas mossii:
- a CDS encoding helix-turn-helix domain-containing protein — protein MDKEILKRKIGLKIRSIREGKNLSIMDLADMLDIEYNNLIRIEKGRTNPTIITLYKIGQALNVKLPEIVDVD, from the coding sequence ATGGATAAGGAGATCCTCAAAAGGAAAATTGGTCTGAAAATCAGGAGTATAAGGGAGGGTAAAAACTTATCCATAATGGATTTGGCAGATATGCTGGATATAGAGTATAATAATCTGATACGAATAGAAAAAGGGCGTACAAATCCAACAATAATAACATTGTATAAGATAGGTCAGGCATTAAATGTTAAATTGCCTGAAATAGTAGATGTAGATTAA
- a CDS encoding Gfo/Idh/MocA family protein, whose amino-acid sequence MESLENGSFKVRFGVIGTNFIVDKVLEAARLDHRFELTAIYSRTQERADEFAKKHNVPHTFTSLEDMLSSNLIDAVYIASPNSLHASQSILCMQHGKHVFCEKPFASNANEVKTMIAAAEKYNVRLMEAMKPTMTPNFSVIKDNLKEIGTIRKYFSCYCQYSSRYDKLKEGVILNAFDPSLSNGAVMDLGVYTIYPMVVLFGRPKKISAAGLKLFTGADGQGSVNFEYEGMDATVMYSKIADSSLPTEIQGEEGTITADRINIINKVTLKKRSGEETIISTPNPTHEYYFEVAEFIDLIQKNERESTINSLENSLITIEIIDEIRKQLGIIYPADSI is encoded by the coding sequence ATGGAATCGTTGGAAAATGGCTCATTTAAAGTCCGCTTCGGAGTTATAGGCACAAATTTTATAGTAGACAAAGTTCTGGAAGCGGCGAGACTTGACCATCGTTTCGAACTTACAGCAATCTATTCCCGTACACAAGAACGTGCAGATGAATTTGCGAAGAAGCACAACGTTCCCCATACGTTCACTTCTCTTGAAGATATGCTTTCGAGCAATTTGATAGATGCGGTATATATTGCATCGCCGAATTCACTACATGCTTCACAAAGCATTTTGTGTATGCAACATGGCAAACACGTATTTTGTGAAAAACCATTTGCATCGAATGCGAATGAAGTAAAAACCATGATAGCGGCAGCCGAGAAGTATAATGTAAGGCTAATGGAAGCAATGAAGCCGACAATGACCCCAAACTTCTCTGTAATAAAAGACAACCTAAAAGAAATAGGAACAATACGTAAATATTTTTCTTGCTATTGCCAATACTCCTCTCGGTACGACAAACTAAAAGAAGGCGTTATATTAAATGCCTTCGACCCGTCATTATCTAACGGAGCAGTAATGGATTTGGGCGTATATACCATATATCCGATGGTAGTCTTATTCGGGCGACCAAAAAAAATTAGCGCTGCAGGCCTTAAACTGTTTACAGGAGCCGATGGACAAGGAAGTGTTAATTTTGAATATGAAGGCATGGATGCAACAGTCATGTATTCCAAAATAGCAGATTCGAGCCTACCAACAGAAATACAGGGAGAAGAGGGTACAATAACTGCCGACCGGATAAATATCATAAACAAAGTAACACTAAAAAAACGAAGTGGAGAGGAAACTATAATAAGTACTCCCAATCCTACACATGAGTATTATTTTGAAGTTGCAGAATTCATTGACCTGATTCAAAAAAATGAAAGAGAATCTACAATTAATAGCCTTGAAAATTCATTAATTACAATAGAAATTATTGATGAAATAAGGAAACAATTGGGGATAATTTATCCTGCAGATAGCATATAA
- a CDS encoding RagB/SusD family nutrient uptake outer membrane protein: protein MKKFKIYNSVLIGITICLFAITSCSVEPTFYSQVVPETFYTSQEAVWERFNRPFTHWRWYIANNEPRWMLQELGTDEFCLPTRGSDWYNGALYQKFHHHEYTEDMAFIETGWTNFAMGVALAWDALEDLEKVNFDALGFAEGTRESMLNQQKALVASFYLDGLDFFGGVPLYTTTQSEVKGRSTDKETFDFIEKLLKEAIPNLPVKEELGGLENGSINRAAGAALLARLYFNAKSYIGEEKYSEAATICQDIIDGKYGKYKLDTDWTNIFGFDNETSPEIIWSVPSENAKLETDGMYWSYMVPYNYKNYLGGLEGSGSNNGIGLIPSLDPTGKKYSYKLGGAYAKFNDNDIRKQLYVYEGAGKYRGMFIVGELVNPTNPSWTCTGSREYSGKTLVVRDQVAYFAKVGSAEYPTLESLPSTIATAEEASCVRVTKRSPRPNQSEKNRKFDPDVPVIRLAEIYYTLAECKMRAGDKDGAAELINTVRKRYFANGNDPDPVTGSKLDKYRMLDEWQLEFLAEGRRRTDLVRWDAYVTENWWDHKATNNTDLNRFPIHYSLIGANNLLKQNPGY from the coding sequence ATGAAAAAGTTTAAAATATATAATTCCGTCTTAATCGGAATTACAATTTGTTTATTCGCAATTACTTCGTGTAGCGTAGAACCTACATTTTATTCACAGGTAGTTCCTGAGACATTCTACACCTCTCAGGAAGCTGTTTGGGAACGTTTCAACCGTCCGTTTACACATTGGCGCTGGTATATTGCCAACAATGAGCCTCGCTGGATGTTGCAAGAATTGGGTACCGATGAATTTTGCTTGCCTACACGTGGTAGCGACTGGTATAATGGAGCCCTGTATCAAAAATTCCATCACCATGAATACACTGAGGACATGGCTTTTATAGAAACAGGATGGACTAACTTTGCTATGGGAGTGGCTCTTGCATGGGATGCTCTCGAAGATTTAGAAAAAGTAAACTTCGATGCTTTGGGATTTGCTGAAGGCACACGAGAATCGATGCTAAATCAGCAAAAGGCACTTGTAGCCTCTTTCTATCTGGATGGTCTGGATTTCTTTGGAGGAGTACCTCTATATACTACTACACAGAGTGAAGTAAAAGGACGTTCTACAGATAAAGAGACTTTCGATTTTATAGAAAAATTACTCAAAGAAGCTATCCCTAATCTTCCTGTAAAAGAAGAGCTTGGCGGATTGGAAAACGGAAGTATCAATCGGGCTGCCGGAGCAGCTTTACTGGCTCGCCTTTATTTTAACGCCAAATCATATATCGGCGAAGAAAAGTATTCAGAAGCAGCAACAATCTGCCAGGATATTATCGACGGGAAATACGGCAAATACAAATTGGATACAGACTGGACAAATATATTCGGATTCGATAACGAAACTAGTCCCGAAATTATTTGGTCTGTACCAAGCGAGAATGCTAAGCTGGAAACTGATGGTATGTACTGGAGCTATATGGTACCTTACAACTACAAGAATTATTTGGGAGGACTAGAAGGCTCAGGCTCTAATAACGGTATTGGACTAATACCAAGCCTCGATCCGACAGGTAAAAAATATTCTTACAAATTGGGTGGTGCTTATGCCAAATTCAACGATAACGACATTCGCAAACAACTATATGTATACGAAGGAGCCGGCAAGTATCGTGGAATGTTTATTGTAGGAGAACTTGTAAATCCAACAAATCCAAGCTGGACATGTACAGGGAGCCGTGAATACAGCGGAAAAACACTTGTAGTAAGAGATCAGGTTGCTTATTTTGCAAAAGTTGGATCGGCAGAATATCCGACATTGGAGTCACTTCCATCTACAATTGCCACAGCAGAAGAAGCTTCTTGTGTGCGTGTTACCAAACGTAGCCCACGTCCTAATCAGAGTGAGAAAAACCGCAAATTCGATCCGGACGTGCCTGTTATTCGCCTTGCCGAAATTTATTATACATTAGCTGAATGCAAAATGCGGGCAGGAGACAAAGATGGTGCAGCCGAACTGATCAACACCGTACGTAAACGCTATTTTGCAAATGGCAACGACCCTGACCCTGTAACGGGCTCTAAGCTGGATAAATACCGCATGCTGGATGAATGGCAATTAGAATTTTTGGCAGAAGGCAGAAGACGAACCGATTTAGTACGTTGGGATGCCTATGTAACAGAAAATTGGTGGGATCATAAAGCAACTAACAATACAGACCTGAATAGATTCCCTATTCACTATAGTCTGATAGGAGCAAACAACTTATTGAAGCAGAATCCCGGATATTAA
- a CDS encoding SusC/RagA family TonB-linked outer membrane protein, with the protein MLNFRKLKLLLLFTVFTLFVSAQTGDIYTIKGHVTDAGGTDLPGVTIQVKGNAQSGTLTDIDGHYSISVKKNEILIFSYLGFETHQVEVLSNKPIDVVLKENSTELDEVVVTSLNIPREKKALGYAVQAVSGKALETRPTNALSALSGKISGLQVISSGGNMGGSSRVTLRGINSITGNNQPLYIIDGVPLDNTDMNTSSTINGSAGKDVGSTIQDINPDDIADINVLKGPSAAALYGTRAANGVILITTKKGSSNTDRLDIQVNTGIELENVVRLPKRQKLYGGGYSTSFQKVTIDGKEYNVVDYAADESWGPKLDGTPVLHWYNLDPEYANDYLNPEPWVYPKNDVTDFFRTGVSNTNNIAFSKNSSSSAFRVSFTNKNVKGTVPNSSLSRNAVNISGSTKGDLVSFFGNVNYINNKSTGRPWTGASNRNIILEAYQWGQVQVDYKRLSEYKRADGTPRAWNRTSWENTTAAEKTKYIDNPYWSAYESYLKENRDRLYGNIGLVITPTKWLSLTGRINGDVYQYNSQDRIAYYSRSQSMYQEYSQKFDEFNYEFLATSNNRWGDHSLIANLGANYMRRNRRVSDIQTSGGLTIPAYYSLNNASSVIINPSTGLYKKAISSVYGSVSYGWKSMLYLDGTIRNDWSSTLPTDNNSFLYPSLTSSFVFTELPAFKDQNWLSFGKVRLGWAEVGNDTDPYQLYKTYEALNAFDGNISYTLSDKLNNPNLKPEITSSWEAGLQLQLFNNLIGLDVTYYNNNSRNQIIQLPTSDAFGYSYKLINAGKINNKGIEATLTVNPIRQKDWDWTAIANFSKNSNKIIKLSDAVNTLQLSNTLVSLVAQEGESYGQIKGYDFVYAPDGKKVVNSDGVYMRTDQFASLGSVLPDFLWSFQNQLRYKDFTFGFLIDSRVGGKFFSQTYKVGMYSGILESTAANNIREDGIILDGVTGNVVFNADGTYTVSNTATNDKRVTAQAWAQNQYNGPTAYTVFDATFIKLRELTLGYTFNLPKWKVKSINVTAYARNLWNIYTKSKDIDPELTNSSGNVQGIEGGNLPTPVTYGINLGFKF; encoded by the coding sequence ATGCTAAATTTTAGAAAATTAAAGTTACTGTTATTATTTACTGTTTTTACTTTATTTGTTTCCGCACAAACAGGCGACATATACACTATAAAAGGACATGTAACAGATGCTGGAGGTACAGACCTGCCCGGGGTGACAATACAAGTGAAGGGTAATGCTCAGTCGGGAACCCTGACGGATATAGATGGTCATTACTCCATATCAGTGAAAAAAAACGAAATTCTGATATTCTCATATTTAGGATTTGAAACACATCAGGTTGAAGTATTATCGAATAAACCAATAGATGTAGTTTTGAAAGAAAATAGTACCGAACTGGATGAAGTAGTAGTGACTTCGTTAAATATCCCTCGCGAAAAAAAGGCTTTGGGTTATGCCGTACAAGCCGTATCGGGGAAAGCTCTGGAGACAAGGCCAACCAATGCATTGAGTGCCCTTTCGGGGAAAATATCGGGTTTGCAAGTTATATCTAGTGGAGGAAATATGGGAGGATCTTCTCGTGTAACGCTGCGTGGTATAAATTCGATTACAGGAAATAATCAGCCATTGTATATTATCGACGGAGTACCTCTCGATAATACCGACATGAATACCTCTTCTACAATTAATGGTAGCGCAGGAAAAGATGTGGGAAGTACAATACAGGATATAAATCCGGACGATATAGCAGATATAAATGTATTGAAAGGCCCTTCGGCTGCAGCTCTTTATGGAACACGTGCCGCAAATGGTGTGATACTGATCACAACAAAAAAAGGCAGTAGCAATACAGATCGTTTAGATATTCAAGTAAATACGGGTATCGAGCTCGAAAATGTAGTTAGACTGCCCAAACGCCAGAAATTATATGGTGGTGGATATAGTACTTCGTTCCAAAAAGTAACCATAGACGGAAAAGAATACAATGTCGTAGATTATGCAGCTGATGAGAGCTGGGGTCCAAAGCTTGACGGGACACCTGTATTACACTGGTATAATCTTGATCCTGAGTATGCCAATGATTACCTGAATCCTGAGCCTTGGGTTTATCCAAAGAATGATGTTACAGACTTTTTTCGTACCGGAGTGTCGAATACAAATAATATAGCGTTTTCAAAGAATTCATCAAGTAGTGCTTTTCGTGTATCATTTACCAATAAGAATGTAAAAGGTACAGTTCCCAATTCTTCGTTGAGCAGAAATGCAGTGAATATATCGGGGAGTACAAAAGGGGATCTGGTTTCATTCTTCGGAAATGTAAACTATATAAATAATAAATCTACAGGTCGTCCGTGGACAGGAGCTTCGAACCGTAATATTATCCTCGAAGCATATCAATGGGGGCAAGTGCAGGTAGATTATAAGAGACTAAGTGAATATAAACGTGCCGATGGTACGCCTCGTGCATGGAATCGTACAAGCTGGGAAAATACAACAGCTGCCGAGAAAACAAAATATATAGATAATCCTTATTGGTCAGCCTACGAAAGTTATCTGAAAGAGAACAGAGACAGGTTGTATGGTAATATAGGTTTAGTGATTACCCCGACTAAATGGTTGAGTCTGACAGGACGTATAAATGGTGATGTGTATCAATACAATTCGCAAGATCGTATTGCATATTACTCTCGTTCGCAGTCGATGTATCAGGAATATTCCCAAAAGTTTGATGAGTTTAATTATGAATTCTTGGCAACATCAAATAACCGTTGGGGTGATCACTCTTTAATCGCTAACCTTGGTGCGAATTATATGAGACGTAACAGACGAGTAAGCGATATACAAACATCGGGTGGGCTTACGATTCCGGCATACTATAGCCTGAATAACGCTTCCTCTGTCATTATAAACCCGTCTACAGGTCTTTACAAAAAAGCAATATCATCAGTATACGGAAGTGTTTCGTATGGATGGAAAAGTATGTTGTACTTAGATGGTACTATCCGTAACGATTGGTCTTCGACCTTACCTACAGATAATAATTCGTTCTTGTACCCATCCCTTACATCATCTTTTGTATTCACAGAGCTTCCGGCATTTAAAGATCAGAACTGGCTGTCATTCGGTAAAGTCCGTTTGGGTTGGGCAGAAGTTGGTAATGATACTGATCCTTATCAGTTGTATAAGACTTATGAGGCTTTGAATGCATTTGACGGAAATATATCTTATACTTTATCAGATAAATTAAATAATCCTAATCTAAAGCCTGAGATTACATCATCTTGGGAGGCAGGATTGCAATTGCAATTATTTAATAATCTGATCGGATTGGATGTTACTTATTACAATAATAATAGCCGTAATCAGATCATACAATTACCTACATCAGATGCTTTTGGATATAGTTATAAACTAATCAATGCAGGGAAGATAAACAATAAAGGTATAGAAGCTACACTGACCGTAAATCCGATCCGTCAAAAGGATTGGGACTGGACAGCAATTGCAAACTTCTCGAAAAACAGTAATAAAATTATTAAATTGTCGGATGCTGTTAATACATTACAATTGAGTAATACTTTGGTTTCGCTTGTCGCACAAGAAGGCGAGAGTTACGGACAGATAAAAGGCTATGATTTTGTATATGCACCTGATGGAAAGAAGGTGGTAAACAGTGATGGCGTATATATGCGTACCGATCAGTTTGCTTCGCTTGGGAGCGTATTGCCTGATTTCTTATGGAGTTTCCAAAATCAGTTGAGATACAAAGACTTTACATTCGGATTCCTGATCGATTCGCGTGTTGGTGGTAAGTTCTTCTCTCAGACTTACAAAGTGGGTATGTACTCAGGTATCTTAGAATCTACAGCAGCGAATAATATTCGTGAAGATGGTATTATACTTGATGGCGTTACCGGTAATGTTGTATTCAATGCCGACGGAACATATACTGTTTCTAATACGGCTACAAACGACAAGCGTGTAACTGCTCAGGCATGGGCACAGAATCAGTATAACGGGCCAACAGCATATACCGTTTTTGATGCTACATTTATTAAGCTTCGTGAGTTAACTCTTGGATATACATTCAATCTTCCAAAATGGAAAGTTAAGAGTATAAACGTAACGGCTTATGCCCGCAACTTATGGAATATTTATACCAAGAGTAAGGATATTGACCCCGAACTAACCAATAGTAGTGGTAATGTACAAGGTATAGAAGGCGGTAACCTACCTACTCCTGTAACCTACGGTATAAATCTTGGTTTCAAATTTTAA
- a CDS encoding SusC/RagA family TonB-linked outer membrane protein codes for MKTQQKFNTRPIRSFKMFSLLTFTIAGITLCPYNLQASDRNDTNKAIVHETAPLQKGKIVTVTVSDNIGPVVGANVAVKGTTNGNITDIDGIARLDNVPENATLLISFVGYISKEISVAGQTSFNVQLQEDTKTLDEVVVIGYGTLEKKQVTSSVTSISAKDLMTGVGGSDVSSALQGRVSGLIMNNIGSANAGTTFQLRGMTSINSGKSPLIVIDGFPGGDIRSLSQDDILTIDVLKDASAGAIYGTRAASGVILITTKSGSNTSGKVKMTYSTEMTKKQNYGAPEMLTGREYAEHKIGTDYGTDTNWWKELINDDNFSQKHHLSLEAGTENAQIYSSFFYEKNQGISIKDERQDYGGRFNANFKVLDGWLEIRPSVDYRQAMRNNNYPNFQQAMRNNPTRSPYDPDNETGYNVWTNETLDYNVLADANLSTYEGLDKWFKPEATFKLNIKPIPGLSFQQVIGYENRQWEYHFYKSRYHREEIEDRRRGAATLTFDKTENLTSEGFATYIKEFDGGHVLNAVAGYSYFEKNGEGFSVSNYDFDVDGIKFWNIGAGSYLSDGKAGMSSGKDITERLFSVFARANYSYQNKYLLQASLRHEGSSKFAADNRWADFWSLSGGWRISGEKFMKNISWIDDLKVRVGYGVTGNNDFSSSYMADMLGSDAYWMLPDGTWAYSFGKTQNINPNLGWEEKKEWNFGLDYSLFDGRLYGKFDYYRRKIDNLIYSVKVPQPPFTQGSQYQNIGSMESKGWEFEIGGDIIRTKDFTWNSNLNLGHNSGKILTLWGNNTYYNGNGFPAPGSPGDAARIEEGSTIGAFYLWKFAGFDDDGKFLLYNKEGKVIPASEKTENDKQYIGNYTPKLILGWRHTLQYKNLDMGISLRSWIDFDVYNALNMYFGIQGQGNTNVLKSAYGEFNHIKGEKQICDYYLEDGTFLKIDAITLGYTLSMKKYTKLIDRLRIYGTVGNVCTITSYSGMNPQVNITGWEGGTEKFWSRDDFYPTTRTYTLGLQLNF; via the coding sequence ATGAAGACACAACAAAAATTTAATACCCGGCCTATCAGATCATTCAAAATGTTTTCCTTATTAACTTTTACAATAGCAGGAATCACATTATGCCCATACAACCTTCAGGCCTCCGACCGAAACGATACGAATAAAGCCATAGTGCACGAAACAGCACCTTTGCAAAAAGGTAAAATAGTAACAGTAACAGTAAGCGACAATATTGGCCCTGTAGTTGGCGCCAATGTAGCGGTAAAAGGAACTACAAATGGAAATATCACAGATATCGATGGAATAGCCAGATTGGACAACGTGCCCGAAAATGCTACTTTGCTTATTTCATTTGTAGGATATATATCGAAAGAAATATCCGTAGCCGGACAAACATCTTTTAACGTACAGCTACAAGAAGACACCAAAACACTGGATGAGGTAGTCGTAATTGGATATGGTACATTAGAGAAGAAGCAAGTAACCAGTTCGGTAACATCCATATCAGCAAAAGACTTGATGACAGGAGTAGGCGGATCGGACGTATCCTCCGCTTTACAAGGTAGAGTTAGCGGACTTATTATGAACAATATCGGTAGTGCAAATGCAGGAACTACATTCCAGCTGCGAGGGATGACTTCTATAAACTCAGGGAAGTCGCCTCTTATCGTTATCGATGGGTTTCCGGGGGGAGATATACGCTCACTCTCGCAAGACGATATCTTGACGATCGACGTCCTTAAAGATGCCTCTGCCGGAGCTATTTATGGAACACGTGCTGCATCGGGTGTAATACTCATTACTACCAAAAGTGGATCGAACACAAGCGGTAAGGTGAAAATGACTTACTCGACCGAAATGACAAAAAAACAAAATTACGGAGCTCCAGAGATGCTAACAGGAAGAGAATATGCAGAGCATAAGATCGGTACAGATTATGGTACAGATACAAATTGGTGGAAAGAGCTTATCAACGATGATAACTTTTCACAGAAGCACCATCTTTCTCTCGAAGCCGGAACAGAGAATGCTCAGATATATTCTTCCTTTTTTTATGAAAAAAATCAGGGAATTTCAATCAAAGATGAACGTCAGGATTACGGAGGAAGATTTAACGCCAACTTTAAAGTTCTTGATGGATGGCTCGAAATCAGACCGAGCGTAGATTATCGTCAGGCGATGCGCAATAACAACTATCCAAACTTCCAGCAGGCGATGCGCAACAACCCAACCAGATCTCCTTACGACCCTGATAACGAAACAGGCTACAATGTATGGACCAACGAAACACTGGACTATAACGTTTTAGCGGATGCTAACCTGAGTACTTACGAAGGACTGGACAAATGGTTCAAGCCCGAAGCTACTTTCAAATTGAATATAAAACCTATACCCGGCCTGTCATTCCAGCAAGTAATAGGATATGAAAACCGCCAGTGGGAATACCATTTCTACAAATCGCGCTATCACCGAGAAGAGATAGAAGACAGACGAAGAGGAGCCGCAACCCTCACTTTCGACAAAACAGAAAATCTTACTTCCGAAGGTTTCGCAACTTACATCAAAGAATTTGATGGCGGACATGTACTAAATGCTGTGGCCGGGTATTCTTATTTTGAGAAAAACGGTGAAGGATTTAGTGTTTCCAATTACGATTTCGATGTGGATGGGATAAAATTTTGGAATATCGGTGCCGGATCGTATCTGAGTGATGGCAAAGCCGGAATGAGTTCAGGCAAGGATATCACAGAACGTTTATTCTCTGTATTTGCACGTGCCAACTATTCCTATCAAAACAAGTACCTATTACAGGCTTCACTCAGACACGAAGGTTCATCAAAGTTTGCCGCAGACAACCGTTGGGCCGATTTCTGGTCTTTATCGGGTGGATGGCGCATCTCGGGTGAAAAGTTCATGAAAAATATAAGCTGGATAGATGACCTCAAAGTCCGGGTTGGCTATGGAGTAACAGGAAATAACGACTTCAGCTCTTCTTATATGGCAGATATGCTGGGCTCTGATGCGTACTGGATGCTTCCTGACGGAACATGGGCATACTCATTTGGTAAAACCCAAAATATAAATCCAAATCTGGGATGGGAAGAAAAGAAAGAATGGAACTTCGGTTTGGATTATTCGCTTTTCGATGGTCGCTTATATGGTAAATTCGATTATTATAGACGTAAGATCGACAACCTTATCTACAGCGTTAAAGTTCCTCAACCACCATTCACTCAAGGTTCTCAGTACCAAAACATAGGAAGCATGGAGAGTAAAGGATGGGAGTTTGAAATTGGAGGAGACATCATCCGTACTAAAGATTTCACATGGAACAGCAACCTCAATTTAGGTCACAATTCAGGTAAGATTCTTACTCTTTGGGGGAATAATACATATTACAACGGAAATGGTTTTCCTGCCCCGGGTAGCCCGGGAGATGCAGCACGCATAGAAGAAGGTTCTACAATAGGTGCGTTCTATCTTTGGAAGTTTGCAGGATTCGACGATGATGGAAAATTCTTACTCTACAACAAAGAAGGGAAAGTAATACCGGCATCCGAAAAAACCGAAAATGATAAACAATACATCGGAAATTATACACCTAAGCTCATCCTCGGATGGAGACACACCTTGCAGTATAAAAATCTCGACATGGGAATCAGTCTGCGAAGCTGGATCGACTTTGATGTATACAATGCCCTAAACATGTACTTCGGAATTCAAGGGCAGGGAAATACGAATGTATTAAAATCAGCATATGGCGAATTCAACCATATTAAAGGGGAAAAACAAATCTGTGATTACTACCTCGAAGACGGTACATTCTTAAAGATAGATGCAATCACACTCGGGTACACCCTTTCTATGAAGAAATATACGAAACTGATAGACCGCCTACGCATATACGGAACCGTAGGTAATGTTTGCACCATTACCAGCTATAGCGGCATGAACCCCCAAGTGAATATCACAGGATGGGAAGGTGGTACGGAAAAATTCTGGTCAAGAGATGATTTTTATCCTACAACCCGCACTTATACATTAGGTCTTCAGTTAAATTTCTAA
- a CDS encoding DoxX family protein, with product MNKLTSYSRPQTLWLVILRLLIGWHFLYEGLVKLFSSSWTAYPYLMDSRGFMADFFHSIAENAEFLAFSNYVNIYGLTLVGLGLILGCFSRYASIGGIVFLSLYYLSHIPYIGANSMMPTEGSYLWIDKNLIEIGALMVLIYFPTSHIIGFDRYISRLLKRKTA from the coding sequence ATGAATAAACTAACATCTTATTCGCGCCCTCAGACCCTCTGGCTGGTAATACTCAGATTACTGATTGGCTGGCATTTTTTATACGAAGGTCTTGTAAAACTCTTCAGTTCAAGTTGGACTGCTTATCCTTACCTTATGGATTCACGAGGATTTATGGCAGACTTCTTCCACAGTATTGCCGAAAACGCAGAATTTCTAGCCTTTTCGAATTATGTTAATATCTACGGATTAACACTTGTCGGACTCGGACTTATACTTGGTTGCTTTTCGCGTTATGCATCTATCGGAGGTATCGTTTTTCTTAGCCTATACTATTTGTCTCACATACCTTATATAGGCGCAAATTCTATGATGCCAACCGAAGGCTCTTATCTATGGATAGACAAGAACCTGATAGAGATAGGAGCATTGATGGTATTAATATATTTCCCTACCTCGCACATTATCGGATTTGACCGATACATTTCAAGATTATTAAAACGCAAAACAGCTTAA